In the Drosophila biarmipes strain raj3 chromosome X, RU_DBia_V1.1, whole genome shotgun sequence genome, one interval contains:
- the LOC108027573 gene encoding calpain-D isoform X4 — translation MGTISSVLQWSCTKCNTINPTESLKCFNCGTVRKVFPQQQQQQQQRRVTASWTADDALEHEQAEKEKEQAEKDRDREKEKGRAAVARSEYKHVYKSLLRGCLKRPQRNSQNLPANCVDCEDTRKYIKKSIELYRHFSNPALNRRWVCHACGTDNSSVTWHCLICDTVSYLAPIYKDAIAADRGRSQELAGSLGNRGELLGADHPHHHHHYLHQELEEQHHQQHQHQLHSQHSHKRHLKGRSGSGPASGPGSGSGLRRTQSLSTAIDKSASGRSCHICYANNQSKDIFNLPQVKPAPQLTGIPPVAACSNSRFAIANDTFCRRKQNNNNKNQNHKVVRESGAKRKYNFTITTLSRSAAKDAGQGQMKPLRQPLNLNLNQNLNTQQEQQKSPANPQQQLQRKAQREPAAYA, via the exons ATGGGCACCATCTCGTCCGTGCTGCAGTGGTCCTGCACCAAGTGCAACACGATCAATCCCACGGAGTCCCTAAAGTGCTTCAATTGCGGCACCGTTCGCAAGGTGTTcccccaacaacaacaacaacagcagcagcgaagggtCACCGCCTCCTGGACAGCTGATGATGCACTGGAGCACGAGCAggcggagaaggagaaggagcagGCCGAGAAGGACAGGGACAGGGAGAAGGAGAAGGGCAGGGCGGCGGTTGCCAG GAGCGAGTACAAGCATGTGTACAAGTCCCTGCTGCGCGGCTGCCTGAAGAGACCTCAGCGGAACAGCCAGAACCTGCCCGCCAATTGTGTGGACTGCGAGGACACGCGCAAGTACATCAAGAAATCCATCGAGCTCTACCGCCACTTCTCGAACCCGGCCCTCAACCGGCGGTGGGTGTGCCACGCCTGCGGCACGGACAACAGCTCGGTCACCTGGCACTGCCTCATCTGCGACACGGTCAGCTACCTGGCGCCCATCTACAAGGACGCCATTGCCGCCGACCGCGGCAGGAGCCAGGAGCTGGCCGGCAGCCTGGGCAATCGCGGCGAGCTGCTGGGGGCGGACCATCCACACCACCATCACCACTACCTGCAtcaggagctggaggagcagcaccatcagcagcaccagcatCAGTTACATTCCCAGCACTCGCACAAGAGGCACCTCAAAGGAAGATCTGGATCGGGCCCGGCATCTGGACCTGGGTCTGGCTCGGGCCTGCGGCGCACTCAGAGCCTGAGCACCGCCATCGACAAGAGCGCCTCCGGGCGCAGCTGCCACATCTGCTATGCGAACAACCAGAGCAAGGACATCTTCAATCTGCCGCAGGTCAAGCCGGCGCCCCAGCTAACAG GGATTCCCCCTGTGGCCGCCTGCAGCAACTCCCGTTTCGCGATTGCCAACGACACGTTTTGCCGGCGCAagcagaacaacaacaacaagaaccaGAACCACAAGGTGGTGCGCGAAAGCGGGGCCAAGCGGAAGTACAACTTCACCATCACCACGCTCTCGCGGTCGGCGGCCAAGGATGCTGGCCAAGGCCAGATGAAGCCCCTGCGCCAGCCCCTTAATCTGAATCTGAACCAGAATCTGAATacccagcaggagcagcagaagTCGCCGGCGAatccgcagcagcagctgcagagGAAGGCCCAGCGGGAGCCAGCAGCA TACGCATGA